In a single window of the Plasmodium cynomolgi strain B DNA, chromosome 6, whole genome shotgun sequence genome:
- a CDS encoding hypothetical protein (putative), translated as MNNERRNTVYKGRGFILKTANKEYLESSNKKKTKNTLNDRRKNIFNKYNPVVLPLLGNYKNRKGEQSGKNDINLLNESEINSFLLRNKAFRLTWSCIIDKIQKEIDIQISKNLSNVFEEIYSYSVSNHEYLPLILMTAGTNVADHEIIIDALSYELKKWNYNKGGRRGGGAAGGGGIHRGTHNGESVHADTIGANGTTGTVATPAASATPHSGLNLLKSLKGGDEAWGESDMSSGGGKSPPSGEEEEQHGQQQEEKQQDGAQIKGDHSWVSAHKEGVEGHSREKKRRLNGRFDEDTLNQFESYDENDVYLCSLNSSTSNNVNAAIYNIYSQLYREYKTRAFLARYRRKRGSNGEKDYPGEVRVSPRRMGSNDSEVSPRNGKRRDISSCPFIPNGGGGEGHSSNYYKVSKNMVSIDKLIELYRQMSEIDKKREGEKNSEKSIARSMDMCDIYSQMRDQNDDFLLTHAEMALYSKQNDYFEDGRKKVRVIILIHDCEYFNINVLNGILNVLINLRIENKLCLSVILGVSTPSFFFSRITTPDTQSKLRIKTIDILNNKLICERVCDDLLFGDTLPFILNFRTMHAIKLLLHKNNQSISHLVHILYILTKEFYDNNLFSFLSLPIGYYLGGGLGGGEPATEYSPYTFVRSNQKSFSDYAKFDMRALHRKIICLCYSANIYYAHLSYLKRKYSSVLVQNYFTLHGKDSIVHTPTNSDTEIDSFTLKRKANRGSVSQSNQKRKSVKDEVSRGCTQPGGDGTVAAGVAAGVAAGVSNSVAGKEAEGDPSSGHQPAWEKRTKWENDNTLEASEFACAEGSDPSAPPMEKRKKNMDRRSLLAWQFKASTINWWFDHPFKDLVYSYQNEKLKSSLKSEIDALLDSTDEKNLSNLHDVDSVQEINKYLCEMALPRAVLQLIERKYAFNIAINLIDTIIKCKTEFSNSIKRVDYFRRLFLNFEKVKWKDNSSILYIEEIYKVVENDVKKCVSFLIDIVTPYCFKNQEVLLDILKHLKRGLRDETERRVNVEDISNSINLFLHEYLSMLLLPPLYCHPLAYEMVMHKPDKEFTDLMTRDIKTELLQTLCYTNPYKTGSLICSCCSFPENLTNADMSTNIVGDGKVYLNPYYDNVSTLEDLINVYRIYERCNKTVDLYNLFVLFVNVKEYYLKFIIAVNTFCSFFKILKPPNVSALLNYTEKCDNVSDDEADERGGGHGGDESIGKFIADIRKSLQGCTSKKLLFGKLYYNQTIVSREMHLQRLLMQYNADFRNELQGGNEPSGKRARV; from the exons atgaataatgaACGCAGAAACACGGTGTACAAGGGAAGAGGGTTCATCCTAAAGACAGCGAACAAAGAGTACTTAGAAAgcagcaacaaaaaaaagacaaagaaTACCCTCAATgataggagaaaaaatatttttaataaatacaaCCCAGTGGTATTACCCCTGTTaggaaattacaaaaataggAAGGGTGAGCAATCCGGGAAGAACGACATCAACCTGCTGAACGAGAGCGAAATAAATAGCTTTTTGCTGAGGAACAAAGCGTTTCGCCTTACATGGTCATGCATTATcgataaaatacaaaaagaaatagacATCCAgatttccaaaaatttgaGTAATGTGTTTGAGGAAATATATTCCTACTCAGTTTCGAACCATGAGTATCTGCCGCTGATTTTGATGACGGCGGGGACGAATGTAGCGGACCACGAGATAATCATCGATGCGCTGTCGTACGAGTTGAAGAAATGGAATTACAACAAGGGGGGTAGacgggggggaggagcagcaggaggcgGAGGAATTCACAGAGGAACCCATAACGGGGAAAGCGTCCATGCCGACACTATCGGTGCTAACGGCACTACCGGCACTGTCGCCACTCCAGCCGCTTCCGCCACTCCCCACTCTGGGTTGAACCTTTTGAAGTCTCTCAAGGGAGGAGACGAAGCATGGGGCGAATCGGACATGAGCAGCGGAGGGGGAAAGTCACCCCCCtcgggggaggaggaagaacagcatgggcagcagcaggaggagaagcagcaggATGGGGCACAAATCAAAGGCGATCATTCGTGGGTGAGTGCACACAAGGAGGGGGTAGAAGGACATAgtagggaaaagaaaaggcgcCTAAATGGAAGATTCGACGAGGATACTCTGAACCAATTCGAATCGTATGATGAGAATGATGTGTACTTGTGCTCTCTCAATTCAAGCACGTCAAATAATGTGAATGCGgctatttataatatatacagtCAGCTGTACAGGGAGTACAAGACGAGGGCATTTTTGGCTAGATACAGAAGAAAGAGGGGatcaaatggggagaagGATTACCCTGGTGAAGTTCGGGTGAGTCCTAGACGGATGGGCAGTAACGATTCGGAGGTTAGTCCTCGTAATGGAAAGAGGAGGGATATTTCATCTTGCCCATTTATTCCcaatggaggaggaggagaggggCACTCCTCCAATTATTACAAAGTGAGTAAAAACATGGTGAGCATAGACAAGCTGATCGAACTATATCGTCAGATGAGcgaaattgataaaaaaagggaaggagagaaaaacagTGAGAAGAGTATTGCTAGGTCGATGGATATGTGTGATATATACAGCCAAATGAGGGACCAAAATGACgattttttgttaactcATGCAGAGATGGCATTATATAGTAAACAAAATGATTACTTCGAAgatgggaggaaaaaagttCGAGTAATAATTCTGATCCATGATTGCGAGTATTTCAACATAAACGTACTGAATGGTATTTTAAAtgtgttaataaatttacgGATAGAAAACAAACTGTGTCTTAGTGTTATCCTGGGAGTATCGActccctccttcttcttcagcaGAATCACAACTCCAGACACGCAGAGTAAGCTACGCATTAAGACCATCGatattttgaataataaGCTCATTTGCGAGAGGGTGTGTGATGACTTGCTCTTCGGAGATACCTTGCCATTTATTCTAAATTTTCGAACAATGCATGCGATAAAGCTACTGCTGCATAAGAATAACCAATCGATTAGTCACTTGGTTCATATTTTGTACATCCTGACGAAGGAGTTTTATGACAATAActtgttttccttcttgtcCCTCCCGATTGGGTACTACTTGGGTGGTGGCCTCGGGGGGGGCGAACCCGCCACGGAGTACTCCCCGTACACCTTCGTGCGATCGAATCAGAAGTCATTCAGTGATTACGCCAAATTTGACATGAGGGCCCTCCACAGGAAGATCATATGCCTCTGCTACTCGGCCAACATTTACTACGCCCACTTGTCCTACCTGAAGCGGAAATATTCCTCTGTCCttgtgcaaaattatttcacTCTGCATGGGAAGGACTCCATAGTACACACCCCGACCAATTCTGACACGGAGATAGATAGCTTCACGCTGAAGAGGAAGGCCAACCGGGGTAGTGTTTCTCAGTCCAATCAGAAGAGGAAGAGTGTGAAGGATGAAGTTTCCAGGGGATGCACCCAACCGGGGGGTGACGGTACTGTCGCCGCTGGGGTCGCTGCTGGGGTCGCTGCCGGGGTCTCGAACTCGGTGGCAGGAAAAGAGGCGGAGGGGGACCCCTCGAGTGGGCATCAACCTGCATGGGAGAAGCGAACGAAGTGGGAGAACGACAACACTTTGGAGGCATCCGAATTTGCCTGCGCGGAGGGGAGCGACCCGAGTGCTCCACcgatggaaaaaaggaaaaaaaacatggacAGGAGAAGCCTGCTCGCGTGGCAATTCAAGGCGAGCACCATAAACTGGTGGTTTGACCACCCTTTCAAGGATCTGGTCTACTCgtaccaaaatgaaaaattgaaaagcaGTTTGAAGAGCGAAATAGACGCGCTGCTGGACAGTACAGATGAGAAGAACCTGAGCAATCTTCACGATGTGGACAGCGTGCAGGAGATTAACAAGTACCTCTGTGAGATGGCCTTACCTAGAGCTGTCCTTCAGCTCATAGAAAGGAAATACGCCTTCAACATAGCGATAAATCTGATCGATACGATTATTAAGTGTAAAACTGAATTCAGTAATTCAATAAAACGGGTAGATTATTTTAGGAGACTCTTCCTGAACTTTGAGAAGGTAAAGTGGAAAGATAATAGCAGCATCCTCTACATAGAAGAAATTTACAAGGTAGTCGaaaatgatgtaaaaaaatgtgtgagCTTTTTAATCGATATTGTCACTCCATATTGCTTCAAGAATCAGGAAGTGCTGCTAGACATCCTCAAACA CTTGAAAAGAGGGTTGAGAGACGAGACAGAGAGGAGAGTGAATGTAGAAGACATCTCAAACTCGATAAACCTATTTTTACATGAATACCTGAGCATGCTTCTCCTACCTCCATTGTATTGTCACCCTTTGGCATACGAAATGGTGATGCACAAACCGGATAAAGAGTTTACAGATCTCATGACTAGGGATATAAAGACGGAGCTTCTCCAGACCCTATGCTACACGAATCCCTACAAGACGGGGAGCCTCATCTGTTCGTGCTGCTCCTTCCCGGAGAACTTAACCAATGCGGACATGAGCACGAACATAGTGGGCGACGGCAAGGTGTACCTTAACCCCTACTACGACAACGTTTCGACGCTGGAGGACTTGATTAACGTGTACCGGATTTACGAGCGCTGCAACAAGACGGTGGACCTGTATAACTTGTTTGTCCTCTTCGTCAACGTCAAG GAGTACTACCTTAAGTTCATCATCGCCGTGAACACcttctgctcattttttaaaatcctAAAGCCCCCCAACGTTTCTGCCCTCCTGAACTACACAGAAAAGTGCGACAACGTTTCGGATGATGAGGCGGACGAGAGGGGTGGGGGACACGGCGGAGACGAATCGATCGGTAAGTTCATCGCCGACATTAGAAAGTCCCTACAGGGGTGCACGAGCAAGAAGTTGCTATTCGGGAAGCTGTACTATAACCAGACCATCGTGTCGCGCGAGATGCACTTGCAGAGACTGCTGATGCAGTACAATGCGGACTTCCGTAACGAGTTGCAGGGCGGGAACGAGCCCTCCGGAAAGCGCGCGCGGGTTTGA
- a CDS encoding transcription factor (putative) gives MATPKGRKKSDKEKIDEPFSEHKDSSKKSRNTLQEDKALKLRACLSCRLLRTEAEVSTGAANRRDQAFYQNGCSNCKFLQMAGDRHRIHDCTTENFNGFMAITTPTKSWMAQYNDLSKYAPGFYALQVVGELPESIRDLKSNY, from the exons atggcaactcCCAAAG GACGGAAAAAGTCGGATAAAGAGAAAATCGATGAACCTTTCTCGGAACACAA GGACTCGTCGAAGAAGTCCAGGAATACCCTGCAGGAGGACAAGGCTTTGAAACTGCGCGCGTGCTTGTCCTGCCGTTTGCTGCGCACGGAGGCGGAGGTGAGCACGGGCGCGGCCAATCGGCGTGACCAAGCG TTCTACCAGAATGGCTGTAGTAACTGCAAGTTCTTGCAGATGGCCGGAGATCGGCACCGTATCCACGACTGCACGACAGAGAACTTCAATGGATTCATGGCGATAACCACCCCGACCAAGTCTTGGATGGCTCAATACAACGACCTGAGCAAGTACGCCCCGGGCTTCTACGCGTTGCAGGTGGTGGGAGAGTTACCGGAGTCCATAAGGGACTTGAAGTCGAACTATTAG